The Vespa velutina chromosome 2, iVesVel2.1, whole genome shotgun sequence sequence TGCAATCCTCCTCTAATCTATAAGCAAAAAATTCTTCGTCCAAATTTTTTAGGAACTGAGGTTTTACGAGAAACGAGCCCACAACACCGAATAATCGCACAAATCCAACTGGGGTACATActagaaaaaattacaatttcatttttattctcttttgcTATCTTTCTggttcaaaaatttttaattttgtatattcaataataCTTACATAATAGCAACATTACACCCACGAAAGAGACACAAGAGTAGAGAAAAGGTAAATAATAGCTCCATATATCTGAAATTGCATTCATATGTAAacaattagattaaaaatagaaatgtaattaattgtcATTCTCTccatttaactttttattaattttattattttactttgatattttttataaacttacTCAATAATGTATGGAGACTAGATTTCTGATAATCTATGAGAGCAGACAAAACATAAACCATTCCCAACACGAGTGTCCCCAATAGGCACAAAACTGTTACAGTTTCATATACTCTAGCCATAACACCCTACAATGAAGAATTCCATTAATTctgataacaaaaatatatatatcaaataaataatctattgagagaaataaaaactatatacACTTTCCTGAAAGCCTACCTTTTTATAACAGACAAATCCTTCCGATTCTGTGAATAAATAGGCGAATGGTAAAAACacgaagagagataaattggaaaagaggaaaacatGGTTCCAAAGTCCTACaacataaaagtataatatttcagTGTTTTCAAATTCATGGACTAAAGACATGAGCAAATGGAGTAAGATAGTTGATCAAATAAGGTTTCACCTTGTATGAGAGAACTATTAAGCCACTTGACGTAATAGCTATTAGGATACAATATGAGAACCTCATTGCTAGCGATGGACACAGGTAGTAACAACGTTGCTCCAATAGATACTGCTAAAGCAACGGTACACAATAAAAGACTGATCCTATAAACTGTGGCATCATCTTCATCTACCGAAAAATAATCTTCTCGCTCCCTTCGACGAAATCTCGCAATCAGTGCATAGCTCGAAATGCAAagtagaaggaagagaaggaggaatatctaaagagcaaagaaaataaaaaatattaaaagggaTCGAAAAAATGTTATACAAACGCATTGTATAAAATTGACGCAAAGGTACTGCGCGTAAtaactttgatattttatttataccaccacattttatttattttatgattttatttacacattgcattatttctttctctcactacCATTGCAAAATTACGTTTGATCATAAGCATTGCTTTTTAATTAAGGTTAGGTATAAGATTACGACAAAGACGATGTCAacgtataacgataatgctaatattttatgttccttaattttattgaagatatttaataagCCATTTTCGTTATTCGTTCACTCAATTTGGCTATTGTCCGcgtatgaatttaataatattggtTTGTCCGGAAAGTTCGTGCCAATTTGTGGTAGGTAACGTAATGACAAAATCGGCACGAACTTTCCGGACAACCTACTACATAAAGTACATATTTGTAAATGTGACACGTTATCATCCACGTCAAACGGTAATATCGGCGGGACTTCAACATGTTACATTATGATAATCGAAATACACGTGTGAAGTTGTCTTTCAATTCGCTTTTTGCTACACCATGAAATATTTGACACCGTTGAGGATTGTCGACACAATTTTATGCAGTTCGAACAAGGAAACAAACTAACTCGAAATACAATCCTTATCGTTCATACAAATTATATGACAAATTATAtgtaacataaatttatatgttacACTTATAGCGGATCATTTAACGAGCATTTTTTGAAGCAACCACAACGGTTTGCAAGCAAAGTGACAAAACTTCTGGATATGCTTACTTTTACTGAAATACAGAATAAATGGGCTCAAAACCGtattaaaacattataatttttatcactaATGATGGTTAACGATCATTGATGACGTTTGTATTGAAAATGAAGCAATCTTATGTATTTTCATAAAGAACAAAtgataagataagaaataagaatacgGTGAGACACGAACGAAATCATCTACGTTTAAGTTCACGAAAGTAACactatcattaatttttcttatgttgAAAGCTAttaatctttcttattatggaaaaaattgacaaatttctatctttttgtaAATGTGAATTTTCAGTcgtatctattatttctttaagtgTGACAAAATATTCTCCATGCTCCATACTTAAACAAAAATGAACAGTTTAAATATGCTATTAAGCAAAATTTgctaaataagtaaaaaagaaaagtttaaataCGCTATTGgggcaaagaaaaagataacgttaaatattaaaaaaacagtTCGAGTAAAAGAGATGCATTTGTACTTTTCACGATACTTtcctaatataatataaaagttcaTATGGTTGTTCAAATGTGCGATTAAAATCAATGTtattacaaatgaataaaaagaaaagaaaaaaaacagcaaCAATGCTTAAACCACGATTTTctaaacttttaatttttataactttactttttttctataatacttCTTGTAGGTCACAAGAACAGGGACGCATGACTCATCTAAtgtaatctataaaatattaaagaaccTACAGTAAATATGTAGGTCAAGTACGTGTGacaagttaataaataaactaaaaaatCTAACCGTAAGAGCGGTTAGATTTGGATAAAACGTTTAAGAGCACGAATACGTATGAAATTAACTGCACTTTATAGATAGTAAACATTTTCCTACATTTATTCTTCGTAATCTCTATGCAACCCGTATGTAATTTACGGAAATCATCTAAATCCTCACTAAAGTAAATACATTTCAATAGCGAACATTGCCCCGATTAATGCCAAAAGCGAACGATCAGCTATGCCAAAAGCTACTTATGCACGAGAGCGATATCTATTTACGAACGCAAATTATTACATGCGATATTCTATTTCAGGGCTCGCATTTTCTAATCTTACGTCCTCCTTATCCTATCAACCATTTTTCTCCAGTCTCTTTCAAATTTAACATTCGAAATACAAACTATGTACAAAAAAaactatgtaaaaaaaattagtatccaaaaatattttatgcgGTCGATAGAGATTCTTTtcataaattcttttcatcATTCAAAACGAACATTGAGAATGTCATACGTTCGAAAACGTGAATCCATGTCGCGAAACTTCATCAAGCACGAAACTCGATTATTTCCTCTCTCGACCTTGTTGCCTGATTAGCTTCACTGATAGCCGATTCAAACAACAAATGTACTTATAactaaaaattgaattttatcgattaaaagatCCGACGTTTGTACCGATTAGTTGTCGATACTATTGATTTCAAACGAGTCTCTTTTATAAGTATAGCGAATATTCAATGTAAATCTACTGTTACTCTctcttattaatgaaaatactaacaaaaaataaaaataatataaatataagttaaataaagaataattctaAAGAAATGACCCTATAgaaattgttttgtaataattattttgagaaTTTTCTTCGACTATTGCTGAATAATGTAATCgtcaaaaataagaaaatatcataCTTAACAAGATAACCTCATAAAGAGTATAAGAAAGTTATAACCTCGATACTAAATACATTTACGATACGTGTTAATACAAGTACTTGATTCTTAAAATGTGTTGAAAAATtagtaaatgaataaaacgtaaaatatctttgtctgttcatcttctctttcgtttcagTGCCAATGTGTACACGACGACCATGAGCGTAACGCAGCGCAGACTTGgttcagagaaaaaaaagagagagagagatcatattaagaataattacgGATCTATTTTCGTATTAAGAATCGATGACAACAAATATCTTGATTTCTATAAACATAGCGTTACATCGTTGCGATCACTTTTTTTCAAACGCGTTTCGCAGaaactttgttttttaaaCCGCATCCCTGACGTCAAAGAGAAAGCTCACGTATCGTTGGCAACAGCGCTGTTTCATTCAGTGTGAAATTTAATCTTGTTGCACAACTggaggaaatgaaaaagcaGAGACATTACGAATCATTAACACGTAGATATTATAATGTCATAATATATCGTATtcaggtgtatatatatatatgtgtacaaaCTTAACCGCTtaacgagtatatatatacgggtACGTACAAggcataaaaaaataaaaatacgtacatatatattacatagagaattatctttatatgCTATGAAAAAtgagtaaataagaaatttccGCGTTTCACGAGACTAGGGAAAAGGAAAGCAGGAGATGGGCAAAGATTAAATCCTGTTAATCAATAATCGAAGAATTGCTGCTTTTACTTGCGATTCCTTGAGACTTGTATCAACTTGTCTGCATGAGATTAGTATTTCTACAAACTGGCTAAGAGAGAACGCGAGGTAAGACTGCGTGCGCACTGTTGACCAGTCGCCAGTGACCAGGTCGACGAAAGACCAAAAACCAGATGACCAAATTCGGTAACTCGAATATATCAGTATTGTAATTTCTGGTCTCAGTGGGGATTTATGCATAGGTAGTGGAGACGCCTCAGACCCCTTGAAGACTACATTCGCCAATGTCTAATCTACAAGAAAGTTACTTATAGTGCGAACGCGTgcatttgatttataatataaatgtatttcacTGATCGCTTGTTTTCTTGTTCGCTGCGACCAAACACGTACTCGCTCATATATTCTTTTGAATCTAGTGGTCGCCAGCGATTGGTCAACAATGTATACACAACCTTACACATAATAACCGAGGATACATCTTTTCCTTCGGGACATTTGACGGAATATTCAATGGGATAAACTGCATTCCGCGATTTCTcatttcttatctctctcgcGATCTAGtctccttcttttattatttacataattcgCTAACTTAAATGTAAGTCGGTAGGCCGGTCTCTTATTGCATTAAgaatgtgaaaagaaaaaccggtcgaagatcgaaaaaaaaaatgtccgaCAGTCAAACAgcttttcgtcctttttcgCGGAACGTAAAAGCTTTTACGCCTCGGTCcatctataatatattcgcATGTTTGTTGTTCCAGTTTACTTGGCCATTTAAACATATTCAtgtgtgttctttttttaaattacaaatgcaagtaggaaaaaaaatcgaaagaagactaaaatgagaaagaaataacttcTTAAACAGAAGTTATTTCGCATTTAAAAAAACTGTTTTTTAGtaacttatattttatataactgaCTCCTATTAtagattgatttctttttcctttaccgAATAGACTTACAATAGacaaaacgaagagaaaaataaatttagtcgaatgataaatttatcaattagtTTTTATGAATTAGTCacgttatttctcttcttgaaTTCAAGTAACTATTTTGGCTTAGATTACATTATTAATCTATGGATAATTGATAATTCAAATCACGCTAACGATAAAACTATAAATTGttctattggaaaaaaaagaagaaatatcattatttaatgttattatttattttatgatgcGGATTTTGTATTGAATgatagaaaattgaaaagaccaattattatctttctataaaaataacaatattaacaattgaaagaaaagaaaaaaaattccaaataaaaaaaaagatataaagaaaaaaatacgtgTAATTAAACATGAATAAATTGCACGATTTCCAAATAAAACTGATCTATATTGTTTGTAATACTTACTATGCGTTATTTGAACGTTATCACTTGTTATACATACTTAgcaatacatatatgtatacaggaAAATAGGAGATTTATGTAATCAAATGAGcatattcgttcgtttgaCGGCTCTCGTTTGAAATTTTGGCTACGAAAAGTACCATCACGATTTCACAGCTTTCGttactttttattgtttaataagaagaagaaaaaaaaattaatttagatttattcgaatttgaatatgaaaataaatttctcacCGGGATTCCCAAAGTTTGTCATTGATATCCGACATTGCGACTTTTGCAAAATCATTAGAAACCAAAATTggcgtttttttatttttttcccccattacTTCTTACGCACAGATAATAGATATGCTATCGTTACTCTTCTCCCCGtcgttaaataaagaaataaaatcgttatattttagtggataaagaaaaaagaaaacgaaaaaatttcgtttaaaaGAAGCGACAGAAACAAACATGATGATAATCTCGTCTTTCCGTTTGCCGCGCATCAATGTTCCCGTTTCGGATAAGAAGGCTTTTCGCATCCATTGAAGTATTGTAGCATCTATTATGCTTCTATTATGGCAGCCCTTAAAATCAATACGATTTTTGACGACTTTTAACGAACAATTTTACTCACGATGTTCTCCCGCACAGTATTGTGAAAGAGCTGCTCCCTGAGGTCAGCTTCATCTTCCATCTTCACCTATTTGTCAAAAGATTTCTTGTGACCAAGTGTATCTCCGACGATCGCTGtgacatttttctattatactcCTTACATCGATATACTTTTCTCGTAGTATATCATGACCAAAATCAATGtgtcattcttttcttcctctcacagtttttgtcttttattttattttgtttgtctCTATTGCTTGCTCCTTCTCGTTGTGATATCTGTACTTTTCATGCACTTTATCCCGACAATTTGTcgatatatgttattttatatgctTGCGTACATCACCAAACAACCTAATCTATCTCGTTGCCAGTGAGACACTGATCTTTTTGTGTCGTTTCGCTTCTTCTACCTGCGCGCCATCTTTCTTGAAAACTACTTTACCAACAGACTTTAGATGCGTACATACGCCTTGATACTAGATAAACCATTTTATATACCAAAATTGCGGGAAACATTTGTTATTCTAAGATCTAAATTtatagtaatttatatttattacgccAAATTCCTGCAcgctatataaatattaaattagaatatataaaatcaattgaatTTGTCAAGACTTTCGTCATGGTTtgagcaatttttttttaataagaataacagcAACAAAAATAAGTTTTGATCTAGTGCTTTGAAAATTAAACCTATTCTTGAGTATATTTGGTGTGCTAATTTCATAATAGCATCAGATTCACTATATCAGCTGTAGTTTTTACATATAGTATAGATATTGGTATgcagaaattataatttaataataaagtaattatttttaattatgatttttcagAGCAAAAATGGAATATTGCGAATctctaatataaattcaacTTAAGAATTTAAGGTGATTcctttatttgtataatataatatgattatagtttaatatgattaatttatttttatattttaagtgTACATCATGGCTTCCTCAAGAAGAAACAGTTTAAACCATCCAAATGTCTTTTGCTACTTGCAAAAGTCTGTGGTTATTgcattttgaaagaaattaaaaaacctATCCCTGAATTTGTGAAGAGGGCATATCTTAGTTATTTTCATGTCAAGCTTGGAGATCAAGGTAAGTTGTGGCTTTATATATTTGCATGGAAAATTAGCTGCAATGAACAAACGGAAAGAGGAACTACATGAAATTTGGTATATCAAAGGTTTAGAAGGAATCCAAAGATCCTCATTCAGACTGCTATTTTTGTCTTGTCAACATCAAGAACATCAAACCAAACAATCGTAGCAAGTAGACATAACCAGACCTAGATTAAACAAGGTAACCTCAGCCACACCCAAATGAAGTacttattctatttttcattcacCTATCAGAACTTCTAGAGGATGATAAATCACACATGTTTGATGAAATACAAGATAACATAAATGAACAGTTATTTTATAGGAAATTCATCcaaattttaacaatttaacCAACATGAACTGATCGACATAATGTGAGATCTGAATTTCtcaaagaaatctttttaattgctAATATccaaattttcaaagaaaagaatttattttaatgatactgTTTTTCGTAGATCTCACGCTAGAAAGTTCTATGCAAGAAACTTTTTATACGTTGAATAATTGATCATATTATATACTCAACTGATTTAATATGTGACAATATGTaatcagtaataataatttcactaattttttcgaattatataGAAACATAGCAGatcatataattaaagatGCTGAATTTTTATAGACGATCTGTTGAATTTGTATATGAAACTGTTATGCCGTATTTCCAAAACTGTAactgataaaataaaactattgcTATTTTTGAAATCAATACCTCCAAAAAAACTCAAGAATTGGTCTTTGTATAACATTTTAGGCACCAAAATGTATTGGACAGTGATATAAATACTGatgatattaacgaattttattgtaataggTGTAAATTTTCAACACAgccgataaatacgataatttgcggtttgaatattattcgttaaatgtgctgtgaaatattttttaaacgttacAAAGAATTCAAATGTCTATATGAATATCCGATATAGCAACTTctttaaaatagaagaaaataatttttttattgctatACTTTATTTGCGACAtgttatcaaatttaataaattaaatttcaattcaatgacaattaaaaatgtatcgatttaaatctttttgatgaatttgtaaatatgctagtaataattttattatgacaTATAGCttaaatatatagacataGGGGCCGTAactattgaatttaattatattatcttacaGAGCTTTATAAGACaatttaaattacaaatattatcatttatagctcatacaaatatatacttaatacGCAAATACTGTTAAGAATTAAtgctatatattatttatgtttctgttttataaatttcaaagtaTAATCATTTTACACGAATTAAGCAATcttcataaaattttgtatCGTAAAACTGTTAATTGAATATGTACAGAGATATAAATAGTTTCCAAGGCAACTAGGACTTATATTCATGATTATTACGTCTTTTTGACGTATAGTGTATTTCATTTGGTATTAATATGCcttcgatatttaaatattcaattttcgtAGTTTCATTAACAAGAAAATCAACGGTTAAGGCAATTTACAAAACAGAATCTTTTGCAATTAGAttcagataaaataatatacatttttgtaCAATATTATTACTGTCTAGactgatgtatatataatgaattttcttaattataaccgatataatgaaatttgataaatgaCGCCATacgttaattgaaaattaatgctattgttaattacgatagtaacaaaAGTGGTAcataatcaaattattaatttattatatttgtacaaTAGCATTTCTTTACGTTGCGTAATCGGCTATAGAGGTAGGCGAATGGTTATCAGAGAATAATTCAAACTGTCGGCGTGTTAATATGAGAATGCGGAAGTTGGATGGAATGATGAGAACCAGATAGAGAAAGTAAATGTCCTCGCTCCATCT is a genomic window containing:
- the LOC124957626 gene encoding protein Lilipod isoform X1; this encodes MHKSPLRPEITILIYSSYRIWSSGFWSFVDLVTGDWSTVRTQSYLAFSLSQFVEILISCRQVDTSLKESQIFLLLFLLLCISSYALIARFRRREREDYFSVDEDDATVYRISLLLCTVALAVSIGATLLLPVSIASNEVLILYPNSYYVKWLNSSLIQGLWNHVFLFSNLSLFVFLPFAYLFTESEGFVCYKKGVMARVYETVTVLCLLGTLVLGMVYVLSALIDYQKSSLHTLLNIWSYYLPFLYSCVSFVGVMLLLLCTPVGFVRLFGVVGSFLVKPQFLKNLDEEFFAYRLEEDCIRRRLQHAKATGKSYVSPVPMSLPGCNATVEDDELLNLSPGLMCLRNGALQRGLAQRLEDVQKKRNILDEQRRTWWVRRTLLYPLAMIALLILSTATALLAVQNTLELLIGIKALPLSTRQFTLGISSLSKLGPIGATVEVSVILYLAATSAIGLYSLPGVRRVQPRLRSTPLTHLIANCVLLLVLSSALPLLSRILGMTNFDLLGDFGRIEWLGNFKLVFLYNLIFATAAISCLVTKFTATVRKEIYARLRSSFVGIFKGECKKNSLAMFSTKEE